One region of Mucilaginibacter gotjawali genomic DNA includes:
- a CDS encoding NHL repeat-containing protein, producing MPLKNLNANPHHPASIKNSFFLLAIVALFIAACGNELEFNKVPASSAVSVSTLAGSGAQGSINSTGAYATFYQPTGVAVDAAGNVYVADFRNNLIRKISPTAAVTTFAGSTEGFANGTGTYALFNQPTGVAVDVAGNIYVADNINQLIRKISPAGVVTTLAGSGARGNANGPAAGASFNYPQGVAVDATGNVYVADYGNNLIRKISNTGMVTTLAGKDSAGANNGADTSATFNQPTGVAVDAAGNVYVADEGNNLIREISPAGVVSTFAGSGARGADNATGTKASFNGPTGVAVDASGNVYVADYGNNIVREITPAGVVTTLGVTGTTASKLFKGPYGIALDVAGNVYVADYGYNMILKISK from the coding sequence ATGCCTTTAAAAAACTTAAACGCAAATCCACATCATCCCGCCTCCATTAAAAATAGCTTTTTTTTACTGGCGATAGTTGCACTTTTTATCGCTGCCTGCGGTAACGAACTTGAATTTAACAAAGTGCCCGCTTCTTCTGCAGTAAGCGTAAGTACTTTAGCAGGCAGCGGCGCCCAGGGATCGATAAACAGCACAGGTGCTTATGCCACTTTTTACCAACCTACCGGTGTCGCCGTGGATGCTGCCGGGAATGTTTATGTGGCGGACTTCCGCAATAATCTTATCCGTAAAATCAGCCCGACGGCCGCAGTAACCACTTTTGCCGGCAGCACCGAAGGCTTTGCCAACGGCACAGGTACCTATGCATTATTTAACCAACCCACCGGTGTGGCTGTTGATGTTGCCGGAAATATTTATGTAGCAGATAACATTAACCAGTTGATACGCAAGATTAGCCCGGCCGGGGTGGTTACTACTTTAGCAGGCAGCGGCGCCCGGGGTAACGCCAATGGCCCTGCTGCGGGCGCTTCATTTAATTACCCGCAGGGAGTGGCTGTTGATGCTACAGGCAACGTTTACGTGGCCGACTATGGCAATAACCTGATCCGCAAAATCAGCAATACGGGTATGGTAACAACATTGGCAGGAAAAGACTCGGCCGGTGCAAACAATGGCGCTGATACTTCTGCTACCTTCAACCAGCCAACAGGCGTTGCTGTTGATGCTGCGGGGAATGTTTACGTAGCCGACGAAGGCAATAACCTGATCCGCGAGATAAGCCCTGCCGGTGTGGTAAGCACTTTTGCAGGCAGCGGAGCCCGTGGCGCCGACAATGCCACCGGCACAAAGGCATCGTTTAACGGCCCTACCGGTGTTGCGGTTGATGCTTCAGGCAATGTTTATGTAGCCGACTATGGCAATAACATCGTACGCGAAATTACCCCGGCGGGTGTTGTAACAACGCTGGGCGTTACAGGCACAACCGCCAGCAAATTATTTAAGGGGCCCTATGGCATAGCGCTTGATGTTGCTGGCAATGTGTACGTGGCTGACTACGGCTATAACATGATCCTGAAGATCAGCAAATAA
- a CDS encoding cation diffusion facilitator family transporter, giving the protein MESRSFIYISLAADLLIALSKFIAAAFTGSAAMIAEGIHSIIDASSQLLLIWGVKISKKLPDKERPFGYGRELYFWSFIVSLIIFIVGGCVSFYEGYYHFQHPVFEGSPAWNYGVLLTAFLFTCISLYNVLKVFNVERGKRSFWRAIKDSKDPSTFITLLGDAGDVAGLVIAFAGIAIGRYYHNPHIDGMASMAIGVMLIIISLILVNESKSLLMGETTSRKTIRRIVALTESDGSVVKVKKHFSMYLAPEEVILQLNTVFKDDLTTHQITDAIERITKTIKKEFPRIKQIFIEPVAADGLQ; this is encoded by the coding sequence ATGGAGTCAAGGTCATTTATTTATATTTCTCTGGCAGCCGACTTATTGATCGCATTGTCGAAATTCATAGCAGCCGCTTTTACAGGCAGCGCCGCAATGATTGCTGAAGGGATCCATTCCATTATCGACGCAAGCAGCCAGTTATTACTGATATGGGGCGTTAAAATCAGTAAGAAATTACCTGATAAAGAAAGACCTTTTGGCTACGGCAGGGAATTGTATTTCTGGTCTTTTATCGTATCGCTGATCATTTTCATTGTAGGCGGCTGTGTTTCCTTTTACGAAGGTTACTACCATTTTCAGCATCCTGTGTTTGAAGGCAGCCCCGCCTGGAACTACGGCGTTTTGTTAACCGCTTTCCTGTTTACCTGTATTTCGCTTTATAATGTATTAAAGGTTTTTAATGTCGAGCGGGGCAAACGGTCTTTCTGGAGAGCCATAAAAGACAGCAAGGATCCTTCTACATTTATTACCCTGCTGGGTGACGCAGGCGACGTAGCGGGCCTGGTTATTGCCTTTGCCGGCATCGCTATCGGGCGTTATTACCATAACCCGCATATCGATGGCATGGCTTCCATGGCCATTGGCGTGATGCTGATCATTATTTCGCTGATATTGGTAAATGAGAGTAAAAGCCTTTTAATGGGCGAAACCACGAGCCGGAAAACAATCCGGCGCATAGTGGCCCTTACGGAAAGCGACGGGTCGGTGGTAAAAGTTAAAAAGCATTTCTCGATGTACCTTGCCCCCGAAGAAGTGATCCTGCAGTTAAATACCGTTTTTAAAGACGACCTGACCACCCACCAGATTACTGACGCTATAGAAAGAATCACCAAAACGATTAAAAAGGAATTCCCCCGCATCAAACAGATCTTTATTGAACCTGTAGCGGCCGATGGCTTGCAATAA
- a CDS encoding 1-(5-phosphoribosyl)-5-[(5-phosphoribosylamino)methylideneamino]imidazole-4-carboxamide isomerase, whose protein sequence is MYIIPAIDILDKKVVRLREGDYKQVTNYDVSLEEMIEKYQSYGTNMIHIIDLNGAKNDFSNQQYLFDVIKKTDMKVQYGGGIRSIDKVKELIDAGVYRVIVGTQALTNPSFLPELSKEICGRDKCSDQVVIAIDVLDEVIKYSGWMESSPIKLMDYVDKCLALGFFRFLCTDIGKDGKLGGAGIELYEKLLDHSPFIKLIASGGVSSMDDIEKLNRLKVESCVVGKAIYEGHITIEEIKNWNLESLISI, encoded by the coding sequence ATGTATATTATTCCTGCAATAGATATATTGGATAAAAAAGTCGTCCGCCTGCGTGAGGGTGATTATAAACAGGTTACAAACTATGATGTTTCCCTGGAGGAAATGATCGAAAAGTACCAATCCTACGGCACCAATATGATCCATATCATCGACCTCAACGGCGCCAAAAACGATTTCAGCAACCAGCAGTATCTTTTTGATGTGATCAAAAAAACAGACATGAAGGTGCAATATGGGGGCGGTATCCGTAGTATTGATAAGGTAAAAGAACTGATTGACGCTGGTGTTTACCGCGTAATTGTTGGCACGCAAGCACTTACCAACCCTTCGTTTCTGCCCGAATTAAGCAAAGAAATTTGCGGCCGCGATAAATGTTCCGACCAGGTGGTAATAGCCATTGACGTGCTGGACGAAGTGATCAAATATTCCGGGTGGATGGAAAGCTCACCCATTAAGCTAATGGATTATGTTGACAAATGTTTGGCGCTCGGCTTCTTCCGGTTTTTATGTACCGACATTGGCAAAGATGGCAAATTAGGTGGCGCAGGTATTGAATTGTACGAAAAACTGCTTGACCATTCTCCGTTCATAAAATTGATTGCCTCAGGTGGCGTAAGCTCGATGGATGATATTGAAAAGCTGAATCGCTTAAAAGTTGAGTCGTGTGTGGTGGGAAAAGCGATTTATGAAGGGCACATTACCATAGAAGAAATAAAAAATTGGAATTTGGAATCTCTGATAAGCATATAG
- a CDS encoding lipocalin family protein: MKKQLLAFLAFLSIPIFSLRAQNKPLETVGHVDLQKYLGKWYEIAAFPQFFEKGCTCTIAQYSLKSNGDIAVKNTCNRNGKTTTANGKAVVKDKRTNAKLSVSFFWPFSGKYWIIALAPDYSYAMVGHPNRKYLWILSRKPKMDEATYRKLTELAASKGFDLKKLVTTDQSCN, encoded by the coding sequence ATGAAAAAACAACTGCTCGCTTTCCTGGCTTTTCTATCTATTCCCATTTTTTCTTTACGGGCGCAAAACAAGCCCCTTGAAACCGTCGGCCATGTCGATCTGCAAAAATACCTGGGAAAATGGTACGAAATAGCCGCATTTCCGCAGTTTTTTGAAAAGGGCTGCACCTGCACCATCGCCCAATACAGCCTCAAAAGCAATGGGGACATCGCCGTAAAAAACACCTGCAATAGAAATGGCAAAACCACAACCGCGAACGGCAAAGCAGTGGTTAAAGATAAACGGACCAACGCCAAACTCAGCGTATCGTTTTTTTGGCCCTTTAGCGGTAAATACTGGATAATTGCGCTTGCCCCCGATTATAGTTATGCGATGGTTGGCCACCCCAACCGCAAATATCTTTGGATATTGAGCCGCAAACCCAAAATGGATGAGGCTACCTATCGCAAGCTCACTGAGCTTGCCGCCAGCAAGGGCTTCGACCTTAAAAAACTGGTTACCACTGATCAAAGCTGTAATTAA
- a CDS encoding universal stress protein, which produces MKKILVLTDFSKKAENAALYALRMAQHFNADLILYHSFEKVRALNVPESGAWLYEDFTTMVDENMDELKKLQFNLQQHLEPRTYIPSITLLDEAGYNLGLNVKQLAVNENIDLIITGSKSGNTLSHLINGSDTGNIMDDAPCPVIFVPQNFRYHRLKTIVFANDLVADYKDVTRFLTRLANDDGAQIIVTHFTDKNDMVADSYLAKTKEHINYSKLSVITFPRKNIARQLNEFAEDVNASLIAMVHHKHYLMEELLIGSKSKSVLKDNNIPVLVFPG; this is translated from the coding sequence ATGAAAAAGATACTTGTATTGACTGATTTTTCGAAAAAGGCTGAAAACGCAGCACTTTATGCCTTAAGGATGGCGCAACATTTTAATGCCGACCTGATCCTGTACCATTCATTTGAGAAAGTACGTGCTTTAAACGTCCCCGAATCGGGCGCATGGCTATATGAGGATTTTACAACCATGGTGGATGAAAACATGGATGAATTAAAAAAACTTCAATTTAATTTACAACAGCACCTGGAGCCGCGGACATACATACCCTCCATTACCCTATTAGACGAAGCCGGGTATAATTTAGGCCTGAATGTTAAGCAATTAGCTGTTAATGAAAATATCGACCTGATTATAACAGGATCAAAAAGCGGCAATACTTTATCCCATTTAATTAACGGCAGTGATACCGGCAATATCATGGACGATGCCCCCTGCCCTGTTATATTTGTACCCCAAAACTTCAGGTATCACCGGCTTAAAACCATTGTATTTGCTAATGATCTTGTTGCCGACTATAAAGATGTTACCAGGTTTCTGACACGTTTGGCTAATGACGACGGTGCGCAAATCATCGTCACCCATTTTACCGACAAGAATGATATGGTGGCGGATAGCTACCTGGCTAAAACCAAAGAGCATATCAACTATTCAAAACTATCGGTAATCACTTTCCCGCGCAAAAATATTGCAAGGCAGTTAAATGAGTTTGCTGAAGATGTAAATGCCAGCCTGATAGCCATGGTACATCACAAACACTATTTGATGGAAGAATTATTGATCGGCAGCAAAAGTAAAAGTGTATTAAAAGACAATAACATCCCGGTATTGGTTTTCCCGGGATAA
- a CDS encoding endonuclease domain-containing protein: MFLGASDLIFKNAAALRNNMTPAEMTLWGHLKGSQLGAKFRRQHPLGIYIADFYCHQHKLIIEVDGSNHNIPEIANHDLERQLNIENDGIKVLRFKNEEIFNQLEKVLNTINQAISFPFRGRGGWQSELFPALMLKMAAR; encoded by the coding sequence ATGTTTTTGGGTGCAAGTGATTTAATATTTAAGAACGCTGCCGCCCTTCGGAATAATATGACTCCGGCTGAGATGACATTATGGGGGCATTTGAAGGGAAGTCAACTTGGTGCAAAATTCAGAAGGCAGCATCCATTAGGTATTTATATTGCTGATTTTTACTGTCATCAACACAAACTCATTATCGAAGTTGATGGCAGCAATCATAATATTCCAGAGATAGCTAACCATGATTTAGAACGACAACTTAATATAGAAAATGATGGCATAAAAGTTCTTCGTTTTAAAAATGAAGAGATTTTTAATCAATTAGAAAAAGTATTGAACACAATTAACCAAGCGATAAGCTTCCCCTTTAGGGGGCGGGGGGGCTGGCAAAGCGAATTATTCCCTGCCTTGATGTTAAAGATGGCCGCACGGTAA
- a CDS encoding regulatory protein RecX — translation MEEAKTKIILDEKAAYTKAEHFCAYQERAQQEVRDKLYEYGLHQNAVENIVSTLITEGFINEERFANAYARGKFNQKGWGKIKIKQGLKFKKVPDVLIKKALLGIPYDDYIRMLQKVLTKKAAQVTEKNAYKRKYKLQQYALSRGYEGDIIADILKEMVD, via the coding sequence ATGGAAGAGGCGAAAACGAAAATAATTTTAGACGAAAAGGCTGCTTATACCAAAGCCGAACATTTTTGCGCCTACCAGGAACGTGCCCAGCAGGAGGTGAGGGATAAACTATATGAGTACGGCCTGCATCAAAACGCGGTTGAAAATATCGTCAGTACGCTGATCACCGAGGGGTTTATTAATGAGGAGCGTTTTGCCAATGCCTACGCAAGGGGTAAATTTAACCAGAAAGGGTGGGGAAAGATCAAAATTAAACAAGGGCTTAAGTTTAAAAAAGTGCCCGATGTTTTGATAAAAAAAGCACTGCTGGGCATACCTTATGACGATTATATCCGGATGCTGCAAAAGGTATTAACCAAAAAAGCCGCCCAGGTTACCGAAAAAAATGCCTATAAGCGAAAGTATAAATTACAGCAATACGCGTTAAGCAGGGGGTATGAGGGGGATATTATTGCCGATATTTTGAAAGAAATGGTTGATTAA
- the hisF gene encoding imidazole glycerol phosphate synthase subunit HisF, whose amino-acid sequence MAKRIIPCLDVKDGRTVKGVNFVALRDAGDPVELAWNYSRQGADELVFLDITATVERRKTMVELVKSVARQINIPFTIGGGINEIADADALLNAGADKISINSAAVRNPALIDELAKAFGVQFVVIAVDTRVMNGKNIVHLNGGRLPTEKETMDWILEAESRGAGEILLTSMDHDGTKAGFDNIFLKQVNDAVNIPVIASGGAGNVQHFVDVFEQSNVDAALAASVFHYGEILIPDLKKILKQHQIEVREVAPPNTPR is encoded by the coding sequence CTGGCAAAGCGAATTATTCCCTGCCTTGATGTTAAAGATGGCCGCACGGTAAAAGGCGTAAACTTCGTTGCCCTGCGTGACGCGGGCGACCCTGTTGAACTGGCCTGGAATTATTCGAGGCAAGGTGCTGATGAACTGGTGTTTCTGGACATTACCGCTACTGTTGAACGCCGCAAGACTATGGTTGAACTGGTAAAATCTGTTGCAAGGCAGATCAATATCCCTTTTACAATAGGCGGTGGCATAAACGAAATTGCCGATGCCGATGCCTTGCTGAACGCCGGGGCTGACAAGATCTCCATCAACTCGGCAGCGGTACGCAACCCGGCGTTGATAGACGAACTGGCAAAGGCTTTCGGCGTTCAATTTGTGGTAATCGCAGTGGATACCCGGGTGATGAACGGCAAAAACATAGTGCACCTTAATGGCGGCCGTTTACCTACCGAAAAAGAAACCATGGATTGGATCCTGGAGGCAGAAAGCCGCGGGGCTGGTGAAATATTACTCACGTCGATGGATCATGACGGCACCAAAGCTGGCTTTGACAATATATTTTTAAAGCAGGTGAACGATGCGGTGAATATCCCTGTGATTGCTTCAGGCGGCGCCGGAAACGTGCAGCATTTTGTGGATGTTTTTGAACAAAGCAATGTGGATGCAGCCCTGGCAGCTTCGGTATTTCATTACGGAGAGATATTGATACCGGATTTGAAAAAGATTTTGAAACAACACCAAATTGAGGTAAGAGAAGTGGCGCCTCCAAACACTCCCCGGTAG
- a CDS encoding C40 family peptidase, with protein sequence MEYGICNLSIIPLRAEPSDRSEQVSQVLFGEIFEIKEWKDNWVQIITSFDNYSGWIGRLQFIMLGHLAYKRFKQTPSPLTYRPVTQAWKIANNSILYLPAGSSLAFLEGTTCRIGTEQFEIIGEIGETENLVLTATSFLNAPYLWGGRTHFGIDCSGFTQAVFKLQGINLLRDAGMQAEQGYTVTSLHDTRLGDLAFFDNTEGKVVHVGIMLNNEKIIHASGKVKIDAIDEKGIYSEELKRYTHKLCTIKRMF encoded by the coding sequence ATGGAATACGGAATTTGTAATCTTTCTATTATCCCCTTACGGGCCGAGCCGAGTGACAGGAGCGAACAAGTATCGCAGGTGTTGTTTGGTGAGATCTTTGAGATAAAAGAATGGAAGGATAACTGGGTTCAAATCATAACGTCATTTGATAATTATTCCGGATGGATAGGCAGGCTGCAATTTATTATGCTTGGCCACCTGGCATATAAAAGATTTAAACAGACGCCGTCACCCCTTACTTACAGACCAGTTACCCAAGCCTGGAAAATTGCTAACAACAGCATCCTTTATTTGCCGGCAGGCAGTTCGCTTGCATTTTTGGAAGGTACTACCTGCCGTATTGGAACCGAACAATTTGAAATAATAGGGGAGATAGGCGAAACCGAGAACCTGGTGCTTACGGCTACATCGTTTTTAAATGCACCGTATTTGTGGGGTGGGCGTACCCATTTCGGCATTGATTGCTCGGGCTTTACGCAGGCCGTTTTTAAATTACAGGGAATTAACTTATTGCGCGATGCCGGTATGCAGGCTGAGCAGGGTTATACCGTGACCTCGCTGCATGATACCCGCCTGGGCGACCTCGCTTTTTTTGATAATACCGAAGGAAAAGTGGTACATGTGGGCATTATGCTCAACAATGAGAAAATTATCCATGCCTCGGGCAAGGTAAAAATTGATGCCATCGATGAAAAAGGCATTTATTCTGAAGAATTAAAGCGTTATACCCATAAGCTTTGCACTATTAAAAGGATGTTTTAA
- a CDS encoding 4Fe-4S dicluster domain-containing protein, whose product MAIKITDECINCGACEPECPNNAIYDAGAAWRFSDGTGLKGLIDFGDGNTLNAEETQAALSDDIYYIVPDKCTECVGFHDEPQCAAVCPVDCCVDDEDVRETKEELLAKKEWLHLNE is encoded by the coding sequence ATGGCGATTAAAATCACCGACGAATGTATAAATTGCGGAGCTTGTGAGCCCGAATGCCCCAATAATGCTATTTATGATGCAGGCGCAGCATGGCGCTTTTCGGATGGAACAGGGTTAAAAGGGTTGATAGATTTTGGTGATGGCAATACATTAAATGCCGAAGAAACACAAGCTGCACTTTCGGATGATATTTACTATATTGTGCCAGATAAATGTACTGAATGTGTAGGTTTTCATGACGAACCGCAGTGCGCAGCCGTTTGCCCGGTTGATTGCTGTGTGGATGACGAGGATGTACGTGAAACAAAAGAGGAGCTGTTGGCAAAAAAGGAATGGCTCCATTTGAATGAATAA
- a CDS encoding acyl-CoA reductase has product MSKFNKSQLINIFSNLGARLITPDENLLAIIETEHHYNAWFTVNSVLHAVKAIGLMLNERDLSTWLDNYSVENTGSGKKVGLILAGNIPLVGFHDVLCVLISGNYALIKASSQDARLIKCILEILATIEPHFKEQYSFVERLTDFDAVIATGSNNTSRYFEYYFGKVPNIIRKNRSSVAVLRGDETAEQLYQLGHDIFDYFGLGCRNVSKLLVPKGYNFNFFFESIEVYNDIINHNKYNNNYFYNKSIYLVNSDRHLDNNFLLLKEDTRLASPLGVLYFEYYDDLEEAKSKLVEESDRIQCIVSAIPLEVNNQVVNFGQSQQPALWDYADGVDTMAFLTNN; this is encoded by the coding sequence ATGTCAAAATTTAACAAATCACAGCTCATAAATATTTTTTCTAATCTTGGCGCCAGGTTAATTACCCCTGATGAAAACCTGCTTGCCATCATCGAAACGGAACATCATTACAACGCCTGGTTTACCGTCAATAGTGTTTTACATGCGGTAAAAGCCATTGGGTTAATGTTAAATGAAAGAGACCTCAGCACGTGGTTGGATAATTATTCTGTTGAAAATACCGGTTCCGGAAAAAAAGTGGGGCTGATCCTGGCAGGCAATATCCCGTTGGTTGGCTTTCATGATGTACTGTGTGTTTTGATCTCCGGCAATTATGCACTGATTAAAGCATCATCACAGGATGCCCGCCTTATAAAATGCATTCTGGAGATATTAGCCACCATAGAACCTCATTTTAAAGAGCAATACAGTTTTGTAGAAAGGCTGACTGACTTTGACGCCGTTATTGCCACCGGCAGCAATAACACCTCACGTTATTTTGAATATTATTTTGGCAAAGTACCCAACATCATCCGTAAAAACAGGAGCAGCGTTGCGGTATTACGCGGTGATGAAACTGCCGAACAATTGTACCAGCTTGGCCACGATATATTTGATTATTTTGGATTAGGCTGCCGTAATGTATCCAAATTACTGGTACCAAAAGGTTATAACTTCAATTTCTTTTTTGAATCGATAGAAGTTTATAACGACATCATCAACCATAACAAATACAACAACAATTATTTTTATAACAAATCAATTTACCTGGTCAACAGCGACAGACACCTGGATAACAACTTTTTGCTTTTAAAAGAAGATACCCGCCTGGCCTCTCCGCTCGGCGTATTGTATTTTGAATATTACGATGATCTTGAAGAAGCAAAATCAAAACTGGTTGAAGAAAGCGACCGGATCCAATGTATAGTTAGCGCAATTCCATTGGAAGTAAATAACCAGGTGGTTAATTTTGGCCAAAGCCAGCAACCTGCGTTGTGGGATTATGCTGACGGGGTGGATACGATGGCGTTTTTGACGAATAATTGA
- a CDS encoding polysaccharide deacetylase family protein: MKPLFIALMICVCTVMAKGQPVAGQTTVTEWQYGKNGAVSITYDDGSYNQFKYALPVMQRLGLPATFFVITGGIPGSKYHGRFIGRPVNTIIAESATIPTTAQNFFERCSAAGYLGYKGTITYHTRAAGLYDDGKTEQAFQLMDELYAKVRHGDFQPGYQPCDEVLQEKGSTWEDFRRDAAKGYEFASHSITHAGMPGLDSANIVYELTKSKEEIRNQMGEKYTFSAEVPYGYENARVMSIAYKIYPALRNRMPEAWLTELDRPSKKTPAVNDRDYVQWQREINTRAPLPLMKAWVDTAVARKDTWLVLVIHGVEGLGYEARPVSLLDTYFQYIKSFNDKLWVATFGDVTKYMREREACTVQSKIINGKVKITLSQSLDKKMYYLPLTLKTYVPAGWKKVNVRQGKRVQSVSTMKDEKGRYLLYQAALDSAPITLSGFQYFPPQAIE; this comes from the coding sequence ATGAAACCTTTATTTATTGCTCTTATGATTTGTGTATGTACCGTTATGGCCAAAGGCCAGCCAGTCGCCGGTCAAACCACGGTTACTGAATGGCAATATGGTAAAAACGGGGCTGTTTCAATAACTTATGATGATGGCTCATATAACCAATTTAAATATGCGCTGCCGGTAATGCAAAGGCTTGGTTTGCCCGCTACCTTTTTTGTTATTACAGGCGGTATCCCGGGCTCAAAATATCACGGGCGTTTCATTGGCAGGCCCGTAAATACTATTATTGCCGAATCGGCAACTATACCAACAACTGCACAAAACTTTTTTGAAAGATGCTCAGCAGCGGGTTATTTGGGCTATAAGGGAACTATTACTTATCACACCAGAGCCGCAGGCCTTTACGACGATGGAAAAACAGAACAGGCATTTCAACTGATGGATGAGTTGTATGCCAAAGTCAGGCATGGCGACTTTCAACCCGGTTATCAACCCTGCGATGAGGTATTGCAGGAAAAAGGATCGACATGGGAAGATTTCAGGAGGGATGCAGCCAAAGGCTATGAGTTTGCAAGCCATTCCATTACCCATGCTGGTATGCCGGGACTTGACTCTGCAAATATTGTTTATGAACTGACGAAAAGCAAGGAAGAGATCAGGAACCAGATGGGCGAAAAATATACCTTTTCGGCCGAGGTGCCTTATGGTTACGAAAATGCAAGGGTAATGAGCATAGCGTATAAAATTTACCCCGCATTACGTAACCGCATGCCCGAAGCCTGGTTAACTGAGCTTGACCGTCCAAGTAAAAAGACACCGGCAGTTAATGATAGGGATTATGTACAATGGCAGCGCGAGATCAATACCAGGGCGCCATTACCACTCATGAAGGCGTGGGTGGATACCGCTGTTGCCCGCAAAGATACCTGGCTGGTGCTGGTAATTCATGGCGTAGAGGGGCTTGGTTACGAGGCAAGGCCGGTTTCTTTACTGGATACTTATTTTCAATACATCAAAAGCTTTAATGATAAATTATGGGTAGCCACTTTTGGCGATGTAACCAAATACATGCGGGAGCGGGAAGCCTGTACCGTTCAAAGTAAAATAATTAATGGTAAGGTAAAAATAACTCTTAGTCAGTCGCTCGATAAAAAAATGTACTATTTGCCCTTAACGCTTAAAACCTACGTGCCCGCCGGTTGGAAAAAGGTAAATGTCAGGCAAGGCAAAAGAGTGCAGTCAGTAAGTACAATGAAAGACGAAAAGGGGAGGTACCTGCTTTACCAGGCCGCTTTGGACAGTGCGCCAATAACTCTGTCCGGATTTCAGTATTTTCCCCCGCAGGCTATCGAATGA
- a CDS encoding WD40 repeat domain-containing protein, translated as MISVQKTAELTGHGNPIFTLELSQKPGILFSGGNDKGLVEWSLKNNAFIKVMFPVNASVYAIHGPAGFPLLFAGLRNGDVLVFDFIKQQLVKTLKHHQKPVFDIKSVAGKQELLVASEDGTVSVWSLETLELLHVITVSHDTIRSISISPDEKNVAFGCRNNHIYLYDLSDYTVTKALLGHTMAVFSVKYFPGGEYLISGSRDAQLKIWDIRTYELVTNIPAHLFAVNAIAFHPTLPYFATASMDKSIKIWGADDFKLYKTISREKGFESHQLSINKIVWNGNRLISAGDDKKIIVWEISVN; from the coding sequence ATGATCTCAGTACAAAAAACGGCAGAACTCACCGGGCACGGCAACCCGATTTTCACGCTTGAGCTTTCTCAAAAGCCCGGCATATTATTCAGCGGTGGAAATGATAAGGGCTTAGTGGAATGGAGCCTGAAGAACAACGCCTTTATAAAAGTGATGTTCCCTGTAAATGCGTCTGTTTATGCCATACATGGCCCGGCTGGCTTTCCCTTACTATTTGCCGGATTACGCAATGGTGATGTGCTGGTTTTTGATTTCATCAAACAACAGCTAGTTAAAACGCTGAAGCACCATCAAAAGCCGGTATTTGATATCAAGTCAGTGGCAGGAAAACAAGAATTACTGGTAGCTTCAGAAGATGGAACAGTCTCCGTTTGGAGCCTGGAAACATTGGAATTACTGCATGTTATTACCGTTTCCCACGATACCATAAGAAGCATCAGCATATCACCGGATGAAAAAAACGTTGCTTTTGGCTGCCGGAATAATCACATTTATCTGTACGATCTTTCAGACTATACCGTTACCAAAGCCCTTTTAGGGCACACGATGGCGGTTTTCTCCGTGAAATATTTCCCCGGAGGCGAATACCTTATATCCGGTAGCCGTGATGCTCAGTTAAAAATTTGGGATATCCGCACCTACGAACTCGTTACTAATATCCCGGCCCATTTGTTTGCAGTAAACGCCATCGCTTTCCACCCAACGCTTCCTTATTTTGCTACTGCAAGCATGGATAAAAGCATTAAGATATGGGGTGCCGATGATTTTAAGCTGTACAAAACCATCAGCAGGGAAAAAGGCTTTGAAAGCCACCAGCTATCCATCAACAAGATTGTGTGGAACGGCAACCGGCTTATTTCAGCCGGGGACGATAAAAAAATAATTGTCTGGGAAATCAGTGTGAATTAG